The genomic DNA CGCTGAGCTATTGCTTCCGCTCCGAGGCGGGCTCGGCCGGGCGCGACACACGCGGCATGCTGCGGCAGCACCAGTTCATGAAGGCCGAGATGGTCTCCATCACCCGGCCCGAGGATTCGGCCGAGGAGCACGAGCGCATGACCCGCTGCGCCGAGCGCGTGCTGAGCGAGCTCGGGCTGGTCTGGCGGCGGATCGTGCTCTGCGCGGGCGATACCGGCTTCGCCTCCAGTAAGACCTATGATCTGGAGGTCTGGCTGCCGGGGCAGGGGGCGTGGCGGGAAATCTCCTCCTGCTCGAACATGCTGGACTTCCAGGCCCGGCGGATGAACGCCCGCTATCGCCCGAAGGACGAGCCCGGTGGGAAGAAGGCCCAGCCGGCCTTCGTCCACACCATGAACGGCTCCGGCGTCGCGGTGGGCCGCGCGCTGATCGCGGTGATGGAGACGCACCAGCAGGAGGACGGCTCGGTGCTGGTGCCGGAGGTGCTGCGCCCCTGGATGGGTGGGCTGGAGCGCATCGGCCCCTGACGTCATGGCCCCCGGCGGCAAAGCCACGGGGGTGCCTTGCGTCCGGGCCCGCCTGCCCATAGGTTCCGCGCGCAAGCACTTTCCGGCACGGGGCGTGGCGCAGCCTGGTAGCGCGCCTGTTTTGGGTACAGGAGGTCGTGGGTTCGAGTCCCGCCGCCCCGATACCGGCAAGGGTTCCTGGGATTACGCCACAGGTTTCAGAAGGTACGGCATGAGCAAGGCGCGCATCTACAATCCCCCGAAAAGCGCGATGCAGTCCGGCCAGGCCCGAACCCATGGCTGGGTCCTGCGGCATGTGCCCGACCAGCCGAAGCGAATCGACCCGCTGATGGGCTGGACCGGCTCCGCCGACACGGAACAGCAGGTCGTCCTCCGCTTCGAGACTCTGCAGGAGGCTGAGGACTATGCCCGGGCGAACGGCATCGAGTACGAGGTCGAGGCCCGGCGGCAGGTTCCGGCCCTGAAGCCCAAGTCCTATTCGGATAACTTCCGCTGGGGCCGCAAGCAGAACTGGACCCACTGACCGCCGCTTGTCGCTTCTCGCCCCGGTGATCCTGCGCTAGAGCAGAGCACGATCAGGCGGTATCGCGCAGCGCCCTTAGCTCAACTGGACAGAGCAACCGGCTTCTACCCGGTTGGTTGGGGGTTCGAGTCCCTCAGGGCGCGCCAGCCATCCGTCTGACATGTCATCGATATTTCTTTGACATGAGGCCTTGCCCTCTCGACAGCGTCGGCGGCCTGCCGACATGCCGGGGCGATGCAGCAAGAGTCCAACGCCATCCGGCAGATTCCCACATCGGCGAGTCCTGTCCTGATCGGATCGGAGATCTACCGCCACTCCACCTATGGCGGGAAACATCCGCTGGCTATCGCCCGCGTTTCCACCGCGCTGGACCTGATCCGCGCCCTGGGCTGGCTGAACCAGGAACGCTACCGCGACAGTCCGATGGCCACGCCGGAGCAACTGGCCCGTTTCCACACGCCGGACTACATCGCCGCCCTGCAAAGGGCCGAGGCCGAGCAGGCGGCGGACGAAACGATGCGCGAGCGCCATCACCTGGGCGCCCATGGCAACCCCATCTACCGCGAGGTCTTCCGCCGCCCGGCGACGGGGGCGGGAGGCGCGATCCTGGCGGCCCAACTGGTGCGGCATGGCGGCATCGCCCATGTGCCGGGCGCCGGCACCCACCACGCCATGCCCGACCGGGCCAGCGGCTTCTGCTATGTCAACGACGTGGCGCTGGGGATTTTCGCCCTTGTGGATGCCGGGCTGGAGCGCGTCCTCTATGTCGATATCGACGCGCATCACGGCGACGGGGTGGAACTCGCCTTCCACGATGATCCGCGTGTCTTCACGCTCTCCGTCCACGAGGCCAATCGCTGGCCGCGCACCGGTCGCATTGAGGACCGGGCGGGAGGCTACGCCCGCAACATCCCGGTCCCGGAAGGATTCAACGACAGCGAGATGGACTGGGTGCTCCGCAACGCCATCCTGCCGGTCGCGAGGCACCTGCGGCCCCAGGCGATCGTGCTGCAATGCGGCTCCGACGCCGTGGAGGAGGACCCGCTGTCCCGGCTGGCCCTGTCCAACAACAGCCATTTCGCGGTGGTGGGGGCGCTGCGGGGCCTGGCGCCGCGCCTCATCGTCACCGGCGGCGGAGGCTACAACCCCTGGTCCGTCGGGCGTTGCTGGGCCGGGGTCTGGGCCACGTTGAACGACCTGCCCATCCCCGCCCGGCTGCCACCGGCGGCCGAGGCGGTGCTGCGCGGCCTGTCCTGGTTCCGCGCTGCGGGCCGGGAGCCGCCGGAGCACTGGTTCACCACGCTGCGGGACGAGTTCCGCCCGGGTCCCGTGCGGGCGGAGATCCGCGAGCTTTGCGCCATCACCTTGCGTGACCTTCCCTGACCGGGATGGCCGCGCCGGAGGATCAATCCGGCAGCAGGACCGAAACCGCCGCCTGGGCGGCGATGCCCTCGCCCCGCCCGGTGAAGCCCAGGCGCTCGGAGGTGGTGGCCTTCACCGAGACGCGGCCCAGGGGAATTCCCATCAGCTCGGCTAGGCGGGCGCGCATGGCGGGGGCATGAGGGGTGATCTTGGGGCGCTCGCAGATCAGGGTGACATCGGCATTGGCGATCAGCCCGCCGCGCTCCCGCACCAGACCGGCCGCGTGGCGCAGGAAGCGGGCGCTGTCCGCGTCCTTCCACTGTGCCTCGGAGGGCGGGAAATGCCGTCCGATATCGCCCTCCGCCATGGCGCCATAGATCGCGTCGCAGAGGGCGTGGATGCCGACATCCGCGTCCGAATGCCCGTCCAGGCCCATCTCGTGCTCGATCTGCACGCCGCACAGGATCATCGGCCGCCCGGCCACCATCCGGTGCACGTCATAGCCCGTGCCGACACGCGGCAGCAGGGCGCCGCGCCGCGCGGCCTCCAGCCGCTCCAGATCGCTGGGATAGGTCACTTTCACATTCTCCTCCGACCCCGGCACCAGGGCCACCGAGTGTCCGGCCGCTTCCAGCAGCGCGGCGTCGTCCGTGGCGCCGACCGGCCCGTTCCGGTGCGCCTCCAGCAGCGTGGCGAAGCGGAAGCCCTGCGGTGTCTGCGCCCGGAACAGGTTGTCGCGCGGCACGGTGCCGGCGATCACGCCCTCGCCGCACAGCTTCAGCGTGTCGCTGACCGGCAGGGCGGGGATCGCCCCGTGATGCCGCTCCAGCGCCTCGACCACGGCGCGGACCGTGCCCGGCGGCAGCACCGGGCGGGCCGCGTCATGCACCAGGACGAAGTCCGGCGGATTCGCCGCCAGGGCTTCCAGCCCGGCCCGCACGCTGTCCTGCCGCGCGATGCCGCCCGGCACGGGAGGCAGGACGGGCAGGCCGTCGAGGATGCCGCTCACCCGCGCCTCCTCCCCGGCGGAGCAGACCGGCAGCACGGCCTCCAC from Roseomonas gilardii includes the following:
- a CDS encoding ETC complex I subunit encodes the protein MSKARIYNPPKSAMQSGQARTHGWVLRHVPDQPKRIDPLMGWTGSADTEQQVVLRFETLQEAEDYARANGIEYEVEARRQVPALKPKSYSDNFRWGRKQNWTH
- a CDS encoding acetoin utilization protein AcuC translates to MQQESNAIRQIPTSASPVLIGSEIYRHSTYGGKHPLAIARVSTALDLIRALGWLNQERYRDSPMATPEQLARFHTPDYIAALQRAEAEQAADETMRERHHLGAHGNPIYREVFRRPATGAGGAILAAQLVRHGGIAHVPGAGTHHAMPDRASGFCYVNDVALGIFALVDAGLERVLYVDIDAHHGDGVELAFHDDPRVFTLSVHEANRWPRTGRIEDRAGGYARNIPVPEGFNDSEMDWVLRNAILPVARHLRPQAIVLQCGSDAVEEDPLSRLALSNNSHFAVVGALRGLAPRLIVTGGGGYNPWSVGRCWAGVWATLNDLPIPARLPPAAEAVLRGLSWFRAAGREPPEHWFTTLRDEFRPGPVRAEIRELCAITLRDLP
- a CDS encoding bifunctional 2-C-methyl-D-erythritol 4-phosphate cytidylyltransferase/2-C-methyl-D-erythritol 2,4-cyclodiphosphate synthase, producing MRVVALLVAAGRGQRFGAAEPKQFLALAGRPVLRHAAEALLADGLVEAVLPVCSAGEEARVSGILDGLPVLPPVPGGIARQDSVRAGLEALAANPPDFVLVHDAARPVLPPGTVRAVVEALERHHGAIPALPVSDTLKLCGEGVIAGTVPRDNLFRAQTPQGFRFATLLEAHRNGPVGATDDAALLEAAGHSVALVPGSEENVKVTYPSDLERLEAARRGALLPRVGTGYDVHRMVAGRPMILCGVQIEHEMGLDGHSDADVGIHALCDAIYGAMAEGDIGRHFPPSEAQWKDADSARFLRHAAGLVRERGGLIANADVTLICERPKITPHAPAMRARLAELMGIPLGRVSVKATTSERLGFTGRGEGIAAQAAVSVLLPD